The Gavia stellata isolate bGavSte3 chromosome 26, bGavSte3.hap2, whole genome shotgun sequence genome has a window encoding:
- the PIH1D2 gene encoding PIH1 domain-containing protein 2: MAGAALARAAQLWSLLDEMAEKEPQAYRRLLRRQRAEAERLCAPPEPHLCLRARPAGLVGGPLFINVCSWKRVPAPKAPRDPTPVSAGRLEEVCGEGDLYSVIDIAYNPDVLQRGEENPEKMEHLIHLTLKFVEERCNLILSYPYTIESFKFKGSLEMMQQRLKGRQVPTPHLSENTKKELTLDQLLHTMEAEDCSNAPVLLKEESTTHSKMHLIEEITSTEMPEKLSTPVYEMITVKDANKKPLKIELKIELPKVSSVSECDLRISKDDIIIEVPEKYKLQLDLPELVDEETTTAVFNKGKRVLFITVPVAKPDP, from the exons ATGGCGGGCGCGGCGCTGGCGCGGGCCGCGCAGCTCTGGTCGCTGCTGGACGAGATGGCGGAGAAGGAGCCCCAGGCCTACCGCCGGCTCCTGCGGCGGCAGCGCGCCGAGGCCGAGCGGCTCTGCGCCCCGCCGGAGCCCCACCTGTGCCTGCGGGCCCGTCCCGCG GGCCTTGTCGGGGGGCCGCTGTTCATCAAcgtctgcagctggaagagggtCCCGGCGCCCAAGGCCCCCAGGGACCCCACACCTGTCAGCGCGGGGCGGCTAGAAGAAGTATGCGGTGAGGGAG aCCTTTACAGCGTTATAGATATTGCATATAACCCAGATGTTCTtcagaggggagaagaaaacccAGAGAAAATGGAACACTTGATCCATTTGACACTTAAATTTGTTGAGGAACGATGCAACCTTATTCTTTCTTATCCGTACACCATTGAATCATTCAAATTCAAAGGAAGCCTGGAAATGATGCAGCAACGTCTGAAAGGAAGGCAGGTGCCAACTCCGCATCTCAGTGAGAACACAAAGAAGG aacTGACACTTGATCAGCTGCTACACACTATGGAAGCTGAGGACTGCAGCaatgctcctgtgctgctgaaggaagaaagcacGACACACTCTAAAATGCATCTGATAGAGGAAATCACCAGTACTGAAATGCCAGAGAAGCTGAGTACCCCTGTCTATGAAATGATCACCGTGAAGGATGCAAACAAGAAACCGCTCAAAATTGAACTCAAAATTGAATTGCCTAAGGTTAGCTCTGTTTCTGAGTGTGATCTGAGAATTTCAAAG GATGACATAATCATTGAAGTccctgaaaaatacaaattacaaCTAGATCTGCCAGAATTGGTGGACGAAGAAACAACTACAGCAGTATTTAACAAAGGAAAACGGGTATTGTTTATCACAGTGCCGGTTGCCAAGCCAGATCCTTAA